A genomic region of Zea mays cultivar B73 chromosome 6, Zm-B73-REFERENCE-NAM-5.0, whole genome shotgun sequence contains the following coding sequences:
- the LOC115066725 gene encoding uncharacterized protein LOC115066725 precursor, with protein sequence MEVPRKAMASSLVVWLLLVHSCRLQVPCALGADDCWVLDRDRYRFCFRTAKCRAACAEDRFVDGRCKHGFPYLLPLCECLRPQCAAPGPSSHSELG encoded by the exons ATGGAAGTGCCGAGGAAGGCGATGGCTTCCAGTCTCGTCGTATGGCTACTACTCGTGCACTCAT GCCGCCTGCAGGTGCCGTGCGCGCTCGGAGCCGACGACTGCTGGGTCCTGGACCGCGACCGCTACCGCTTCTGCTTCAGGACGGCCAAGTGCAGGGCGGCGTGCGCGGAGGACCGCTTCGTCGACGGGCGCTGCAAGCACGGGTTCCCCTACCTGCTGCCCCTCTGCGAGTGTCTGCGCCCGCAGTGCGCAGCGCCCGGACCGAGCAGCCATTCGGAACTCGGATAG